Proteins from a genomic interval of Dermacentor variabilis isolate Ectoservices chromosome 8, ASM5094787v1, whole genome shotgun sequence:
- the LOC142591540 gene encoding monocarboxylate transporter 5-like: MANARALKDDPVFGADSRWSWISAFCCCWVLFLALATPRVSGIFFYGIVETFVVSREEASWAVTLASTLMVLAGPIAGNLCERYSCRAVLLTCSSLAGIGAGLCYFARDLLFITISFGVVHGCALCGLYVAVNVLLAQHFEKRRATACSLVYTVCGLNTIVMPPLVEFFRTTYGVRGAFLLYGAIMLHAIPSVIVLRSPAWLTKPKREPRKGNHEEVKDQTSATCALIHQTNGDANRAKLPRDNSGLHGQCTTTDCSARPCFNSEHNGSTALQLHSNKSSKELKTKKFLGRLDCGPTARQFLTLTFLIHGLSFATVVFTTNVFSIIPADLAKDRGMDPSDSVYVLQAFSITDVAFRAIVGLAIDSRTLSLESVMLLGFALQALAFEWLVWAGTLPLMIAAAALLGSTCGSRMCLQAPAMVRDFGISTLPMMMGGLSFCAGASLLIRPPLIGKPPYMSNI; this comes from the exons ATGGCAAATGCACGTGCTCTGAAGGATGACCCAGTGTTTGGAGCCGATTCGCGATGGAGCTGGATCAGTGCCTTCTGCTGTTGTTGGGTGCTCTTCCTCGCTTTAGCAACGCCCCGCGTCTCAGGAATCTTCTTCTACGGCATCGTCGAGACTTTCGTGGTGAGCAGAGAAGAGGCTTCGTGGGCGGTGACACTGGCGAGCACGCTGATGGTATTAGCAG GCCCGATAGCCGGTAACCTGTGCGAGCGTTATTCGTGTCGGGCCGTCCTGCTAACGTGCTCTTCACTGGCAGGAATTGGAGCCGGCCTGTGTTACTTCGCGAGAGATCTTCTCTTCATCACAATTTCTTTCGGCGTTGTTCACG GATGTGCTCTGTGTGGCTTGTACGTCGCCGTGAATGTACTGCTGGCCCAGCATTTTGAGAAGAGAAGGGCTACGGCGTGCAGCCTAGTGTACACGGTGTGCGGACTCAACACCATCGTCATGCCCCCTCTTGTGGAGTTCTTCCGAACAACGTACGGTGTGCGTGGAGCATTTCTTCTTTATGGTGCAATTATGCTGCATGCAATTCCGTCCGTCATCGTCCTCAGGAGCCCGGCTTGGCTTACGAAGCCAAAACGTGAGCCGAGAAAGGGAAATCATGAAGAAGTAAAGGACCAAACAAGTGCCACGTGCGCGTTGATTCATCAAACTAATGGAGACGCCAATAGAGCAAAACTGCCTCGAGACAATTCTGGCCTACACGGCCAGTGTACAACCACTGATTGTTCCGCAAGACCCTGTTTCAACTCTGAGCATAATGGGTCAACTGCCCTTCAGTTGCACAGCAACAAGTCATCGAAGGAGCTGAAAACGAAGAAGTTTTTAGGACGTTTAGATTGTGGCCCTACGGCGAGGCAGTTCCTAACGTTGACGTTTCTAATTCACGGACTGTCTTTTGCAACTGTTGTCTTTACAACAAACGTGTTCTCCATTATACCAGCCGACCTAGCCAAAGACAGGGGCATGGATCCCTCAGACTCAGTGTATGTCCTGCAGGCTTTTTCCATTACCGACGTTGCGTTCAGAGCCATCGTCGGCCTTGCCATCGATTCACGGACGTTGTCGCTGGAATCGGTGATGCTGCTGGGCTTTGCACTGCAAGCACTGGCCTTTGAGTGGCTCGTGTGGGCGGGCACACTGCCGCTGATGATCGCCGCCGCTGCTCTATTGGGCTCCACGTGCGGCTCGAGGATGTGTTTACAGGCACCTGCCATGGTCAGGGACTTCGGCATCAGCACTCTGCCAATGATGATGGGTGGGCTGTCCTTCTGCGCTGGTGCATCCCTTCTCATCCGGCCCCCATTGATCGGTAAGCCGCCTTACATGTCAAATATTTGA